GTTCGTCGTCGCGCTCACCGGATGGGGAAGCGCGGAGGATCGCCTCCAGAGCCGCGCCGCCGGAATCAACGAGCATCTCGTGAAGCCGGTGGATCCGCGCGCCGTCGAGCGGATCATCGAACTCGCGCGCCGTCGAACCCGCTGAATCCGCGCTCCCACGCCGGCGATTTCGCTCGCTTTTTCGACGGAGCCGCCTCCGGGCCATGGAGAAGAACTTCGCTCGCTGACCCCCGCTGAGAAAGCGTATTCCGGACGGACGACGCTTCCGGAATGTTCACCTTCGACCCAGTGGCCTGAAACGGCAATTCATTCCGTTCAAGAGAGATAGGCCTTTTCCGCTCGTGAGGCGTTTGCATCAGGTGGTCAATTTGGAACTTTCGGCGATAATTGCGCCCAAAGAAAAGGGAGGTCCAATGAGATCGGTGGTGAACTCCATCCGCCGGGTGTGTATTGCTCGTGTGTCGACCGTCGGCGTCGCGTGCGCCGTCCTGCTCGTGCTGACAGCCGGCGTCGCCGCATCGGGCGCGGAGAGCGTCGAGATCGCGGGCCTCAACGTTCCGCGGGCCGGTCACACCGGAACGCGGCTTTCGAACGGCGACATTCTGATCGCCGGCGGGGAGAACGACACGGGTCCGGTGCTCCGGACGGAGACTTTCCATCCGTCCTCGCGCTCCTTTTCCCTGGCGGGCAACCTGGAGTCCGGACGCGTCGACCACACCGCGACCCTCCTGTCGGACGGAAGCGTCTTCCTGATCGGAGGACGCAGCGGAGACCGCGCGCTCGATACGACGGAGACCTCCGCGGATGCGGGCGCGTCGTTCGAGAACGGCCCCGCGCTCAACCGGGCGCGCTACGGCCACTCGGCGACGCTCCTGCCGGACGGGCGGATCGTCGTCGTCGGGGGAGACTCCGGCGGCACGATCGAGGTGTTGGATCCGGAAAGCCATGCCTTCCGGC
The sequence above is a segment of the Thermoanaerobaculia bacterium genome. Coding sequences within it:
- a CDS encoding response regulator; the encoded protein is EFRPDLVILDIGMPGMDGHALARRLRVTLAGRKAFVVALTGWGSAEDRLQSRAAGINEHLVKPVDPRAVERIIELARRRTR